A segment of the Synechococcus sp. CBW1002 genome:
GCAGCCAGGGGCGGCAGCCGCTGCGGTTTCCGGCCAGCAGCTGCTTGCCACCGCGATGGAACGTGAAACTGCTCACCACCAGCAGAACGGTGTTGAGACTGGGCAGCAGCAGTTCCAGTTCGTAGTTCGATCCCGGTGGGAGCGGATTCACCGCACGGAAGGTGAGGTAAGCAGCGAAAAATCCCGCAAAGGTCATGCCGTCCGCCACCAGGAACAGCAGCAGCCCGAACATGCGGAAATCCCCATGACCATGCTCCACCGCATCAGCAGGAGGAGCCAGGCTCGTGGCACTGACGACGGTGGAGGAGGAGGCGAGGCTGGTCATTGGAGCAGGGGCTGCGGAATGGGGAACGGTGGTGGATCAGATCACCAGCATCATGGGCCAGTTCAGAAGAAGGTGCTGTTCAGCAGAAGCTGACCCGTGGGTCTCTCAGCCCCGCCCGCCGCTCCAGAGATCCTTGCCACTGGTGACGTCGAGATCGATCTGGTCGGCAGGGATGCCATAGGCGTAGGGCTCATGCACCAGCGGAGCCGCTCCTACCCAGTTCTCAACCGGAGGCGGCGAGGAGGTGAGCCATTCGGGAGTGAGGGCGCGCCAGGGGTTGTCTCCCGCCACGGGGCCGCGGAAGGCACTCCAGATCACGTTGTAAAGCAGGGGCAACGTGCTGACCGCCATCAGCAGGGCGCCAACGCTGCTGGCCTGATTGAGCGTGGTGAAGGCGGGGTCGTACTCGGCGACACGGCGGGGCATGCCATTGAGACCAAGCCAGTGCTGGGGAAGGAAGCAGAGATTGAAACCAACGAACGTGAGCAGGAAGTGAAGCCGCCCCAGGTCTTCGTTGAGCATGCGGCCGGTGAACTTGGGGTACCAGTGGTAGATCGCCGCAAAGATCACGAAAACGGTGCCGCCATAGACAATGTAATGAAAATGTCCGACCACGAAATACGTGTCATGAACGTGAATATCAAACGGAACCTGGGCCAGGGCAACGCCAGTGATGCCGCCAAAGACGAAGTGAAAAATGAAGGCGCAGGAGAACAGCATGGCGCTGTTCAGGGCAATCTTGCCGCCCCACAGGGTCGCCAGCCAGTTGAAGAATTTGATGCCGGTCGGCACGGCGATGAAGGAGGTGGCGATCGTGAAGAACAGGCGCATCCAGGGCGGTGTGCCGCTGGTGAACATGTGGTGGGCCCAGACGATCAGCCCGAGAAAGACAATCCCCAGGATCGAATACACCATCGTGGTGTAACCAAACAGCGGCTTGCGCGCATGGATCGGCAGGATCTCACTCACCAGACCGAAGGCCGGCAGCACCATGATGTAAACAGCCGGGTGGGAATAGAACCAGAACAGGTGCTGATACACCACTACGTTGCCGCCCAGGGCAGGATTGAAGAAGCCGGTGTGGGCGACGATATCGAAGCTGAGCAGGATCAGAGTGCCTGCGAGAACTGGCGTGGAAAGCACCACCAGAATGCTGGTGCCCAGCATGGCCCAGCAATACATCGGTAGCTGCATCAATTTCAGGCCAGGCTGACGCAGCTTCAGCACAGTGGCGATGAAGTTGATCGCCCCGAAGATCGAACTGCCCCCAAGGAGCAACACACTCAGAATCCAGACCACCTGCCCCGCCGCAGGGGTGGTGATGCTCAGCGGCGGATAGGCGGTCCAGCCGGACTGAGCTGCACCCGAGATGAAATAGCTGCTGATCAGAAGGATTCCAGCTGGAGGGATCATCCAGAAGGCCACGGCATTGAGCCGGGGGAATGCCATATCCCTGGCACCTACATAGAAGGGAATCAGGTAATTGCCGAAGCCGCCATTTACTACCGGCACGATCCAGAGAAAGATCATCACCGTGCCATGCAGGGTGAGCACCTCGTTGTAGGTATCCCGGCTGATGAAATCAGAGATGGGGCTGGCCAGCTCGGTGCGGATCACACCAGCCAGAGCACCCCCGATCAGATAGAAGATGAAACCGGTGACGAGGTACTGAAGGCCGATCACCTTGTGATCCAGGCTGAAGCTGAAATAGCGCAGCCACCCTTGGGGTTGCAGGCTGCCCTGGAAGCTTTCGGGGCTGGCGACGGTCATGGAAACAGGGGTGGCGGAATCGAAAGTCGGGAGCCGAGGCCGGTGGGTCTGAAAAAGCTTGATCAGACTTCGTGATCTCAGCCAGTCGGCGGGGCCGCTGCCAGGGCCACCGTGCTGGGCGCCGCCGGGGCGTTCTGGTGAATCCAGGCCTCGAAGGCCTCCTGTTCATGGACCACCACGTTGGTGCGCATGCCGCCGTGGTAAGGGCCGCAGAGCTCGGCGCAGACGATCGGGTAGGTGCCAGGGCGGGTGGGGGTGAACGACATCACGGTGGGCTGGCCGGGGATCACGTCCTGCTTCAGACGGAACTGGGGCACCCAGAAGGCATGAATCACATCACGGGCTTCCATGCGCAGCTGCACGGGACGACCCACCGGCACATGCAGCTCCCCGCTGGTGATGGAGCTGTCCGGGTAATGGAAGATGAAAGCGAACTGCATGGCGGTGAGCTCCACGGGCAAGGCATCGCCCGAGGCAGTGCTGATGCCACCCCAGACGCGTTCCGCTTGAGCCTCGCCCGGGTCATCGGCCAGCAGGGTTGCGCTGTTGTCTGCCCCCTCGTGAAGCAGGGCTGGAGCGGCCAAGGCATCGCCGCCTTGGTGCTGGTGCTCAGCAAGCATCACGGACGAGACATCGCCATGCATGGCTTCATGTCCATTCAGGGGCGTCATGCCGCCCATGCGCTCATAGATGTCGTAGCTGTAGATGCCTACGAACAGCACCACCACGGCGGGGATCGCGGTCCAGAGGATCTCCAGGGGCAGATTGCCTTCGATCGCCAGGCCGTCGCCCCGATCGCCGGGAAGACGACGAAACCGCACCAGGCTGAAAATCAGCAAGCCGGTCACCCCCACGAACAGGATCGTGCCGATGCTGAACAGAACCTGAAAGAGCGCGTCGTAGACCGGGGCATTGCTGCTGGCGTCCACGGGCAGCAGATTGACGTTCTGACCCACCCAGAGGCCACCGAGCACCAGCACCATGCCCAGAACCAGCGTGATCAGGGAGGTGGGAATGGTCACCGGGGCAGATCAGATCAGCAGCCAGCCTATGGGGCCTGGATTGCGGCAGTGGATCCAGTCACTGAATGCAGTCAGTTGATCCAGTCGCCGGATCCGGCAGTGAATTCCGATGCAACGGCGAA
Coding sequences within it:
- a CDS encoding cytochrome c oxidase subunit II — its product is MTIPTSLITLVLGMVLVLGGLWVGQNVNLLPVDASSNAPVYDALFQVLFSIGTILFVGVTGLLIFSLVRFRRLPGDRGDGLAIEGNLPLEILWTAIPAVVVLFVGIYSYDIYERMGGMTPLNGHEAMHGDVSSVMLAEHQHQGGDALAAPALLHEGADNSATLLADDPGEAQAERVWGGISTASGDALPVELTAMQFAFIFHYPDSSITSGELHVPVGRPVQLRMEARDVIHAFWVPQFRLKQDVIPGQPTVMSFTPTRPGTYPIVCAELCGPYHGGMRTNVVVHEQEAFEAWIHQNAPAAPSTVALAAAPPTG
- a CDS encoding cytochrome c oxidase subunit 3 translates to MTSLASSSTVVSATSLAPPADAVEHGHGDFRMFGLLLFLVADGMTFAGFFAAYLTFRAVNPLPPGSNYELELLLPSLNTVLLVVSSFTFHRGGKQLLAGNRSGCRPWLLLTAALGSAFLAGQMVEYFSLPFGLTENLFASTFYALTGFHGLHVTLGVICILVVWFQTRDRGRVSTSEPFGLEAAELYWHFVDVIWLVLFGLLYVL
- the ctaD gene encoding cytochrome c oxidase subunit I; the encoded protein is MTVASPESFQGSLQPQGWLRYFSFSLDHKVIGLQYLVTGFIFYLIGGALAGVIRTELASPISDFISRDTYNEVLTLHGTVMIFLWIVPVVNGGFGNYLIPFYVGARDMAFPRLNAVAFWMIPPAGILLISSYFISGAAQSGWTAYPPLSITTPAAGQVVWILSVLLLGGSSIFGAINFIATVLKLRQPGLKLMQLPMYCWAMLGTSILVVLSTPVLAGTLILLSFDIVAHTGFFNPALGGNVVVYQHLFWFYSHPAVYIMVLPAFGLVSEILPIHARKPLFGYTTMVYSILGIVFLGLIVWAHHMFTSGTPPWMRLFFTIATSFIAVPTGIKFFNWLATLWGGKIALNSAMLFSCAFIFHFVFGGITGVALAQVPFDIHVHDTYFVVGHFHYIVYGGTVFVIFAAIYHWYPKFTGRMLNEDLGRLHFLLTFVGFNLCFLPQHWLGLNGMPRRVAEYDPAFTTLNQASSVGALLMAVSTLPLLYNVIWSAFRGPVAGDNPWRALTPEWLTSSPPPVENWVGAAPLVHEPYAYGIPADQIDLDVTSGKDLWSGGRG